Proteins encoded within one genomic window of Ovis aries strain OAR_USU_Benz2616 breed Rambouillet chromosome 1, ARS-UI_Ramb_v3.0, whole genome shotgun sequence:
- the CD53 gene encoding leukocyte surface antigen CD53 isoform X1, whose protein sequence is MGMSSLKLLKYVLFFFNLIFWFCGCCILGLGIYLLIHSKFGVLFHNLPSLTLGNVLVIVGSVIMVVAFLGCMGSIKENKCLLMSFFILLLIILLAEVTLAILLFVYEQKLKEYVAEGLTKSIQRYNSDNSTKAAWDSIQSFLQCCGVNGTSDWTSGVPASCPKGSTVKVLGMSFALTLNCQIDKTSQALGL, encoded by the exons ATGGGCATGAGTAGCTTGAAACTGCTGAAGTATGTCCTGTTTTTCTTCAATTTGATCTTTTGG ttctgtggcTGCTGCATTTTGGGCCTTGGGATCTACCTCCTGATCCACAGCAAGTTTGGAGTACTCTTCCATAACCTCCCTTCTCTCACGCTGGGCAATGTGCTTGTCATTGTGGGTTCCGTCATCATGGTGGTTGCCTTCCTGGGCTGCATGGGATCCATCAAGGAGAATAAGTGCCTGCTTATGTCG TTCTTTATCCTGCTGCTGATTATCCTCCTTGCTGAGGTGACCTTGGCCATCCTGCTCTTTGTGTACGAACAGAAG CTGAAGGAATACGTGGCTGAGGGTTTGACCAAGAGCATCCAGCGATACAACTCAGACAACAGCACCAAGGCAGCGTGGGACTCCATCCAGTCATTT CTGCAATGTTGTGGTGTAAATGGCACGAGTGACTGGACATCTGGAGTACCAGCATCTTGCCCCAAAGGCTCAACTGTTAAG GTATTAGGGATGTCCTTTGCACTGACCTTGAACTGCCAGATTGACAAAACCAGTCAGGCCCTAGGACTCTGA
- the CD53 gene encoding leukocyte surface antigen CD53, with the protein MGMSSLKLLKYVLFFFNLIFWFCGCCILGLGIYLLIHSKFGVLFHNLPSLTLGNVLVIVGSVIMVVAFLGCMGSIKENKCLLMSFFILLLIILLAEVTLAILLFVYEQKLKEYVAEGLTKSIQRYNSDNSTKAAWDSIQSFLQCCGVNGTSDWTSGVPASCPKGSTVKGCYIQAKQWFHSNFLYIGITTICVCVIQVLGMSFALTLNCQIDKTSQALGL; encoded by the exons ATGGGCATGAGTAGCTTGAAACTGCTGAAGTATGTCCTGTTTTTCTTCAATTTGATCTTTTGG ttctgtggcTGCTGCATTTTGGGCCTTGGGATCTACCTCCTGATCCACAGCAAGTTTGGAGTACTCTTCCATAACCTCCCTTCTCTCACGCTGGGCAATGTGCTTGTCATTGTGGGTTCCGTCATCATGGTGGTTGCCTTCCTGGGCTGCATGGGATCCATCAAGGAGAATAAGTGCCTGCTTATGTCG TTCTTTATCCTGCTGCTGATTATCCTCCTTGCTGAGGTGACCTTGGCCATCCTGCTCTTTGTGTACGAACAGAAG CTGAAGGAATACGTGGCTGAGGGTTTGACCAAGAGCATCCAGCGATACAACTCAGACAACAGCACCAAGGCAGCGTGGGACTCCATCCAGTCATTT CTGCAATGTTGTGGTGTAAATGGCACGAGTGACTGGACATCTGGAGTACCAGCATCTTGCCCCAAAGGCTCAACTGTTAAG GGTTGCTATATACAAGCAAAACAGTGGTTTCACTCTAATTTCCTGTATATTGGAATCACCACTATCTGTGTATGTGTAATCCAG GTATTAGGGATGTCCTTTGCACTGACCTTGAACTGCCAGATTGACAAAACCAGTCAGGCCCTAGGACTCTGA